The genomic segment TGGTATGACTACAGTAGCAAGGGTCATGATTTTAACGCTATTACGATAATTCTGTCAGAGAATTGCGGAAAATTCCCACATTACAGAAAGAATAGTCCTTCAGCTTGAAAAAGTGTTGACATTTCTAGGCAGTCCGCCTGTTATCGAAGGGCGCGTCTCCATTGGGCGCAAGATCGTAGAACCTTGAGGTCAAGATGATTGTGATCTCCTCGCCCAACCGGGTATTGGCGACATCATCTTGCTCGCGACGGTCGACTTTGGGAGGCGATCATGATTGAGGGCTCGCTCGACTGGCTGAAGCAAATCGGCGGCAGGCCGGACGGCATGAGTGTGGATGCTTCCGGTATGCTTACCCTGACGGGGGTGCCGGTTGACAGGCTAACGTCGCTTTATGGCTCTCCGCTTTTCGTCACCACAGAACAGGTCATCCGCGAGAACGTTCAACGGTTGCGCGACGCTTTTAGTAGTCGTTGGCCAACCGGCGCCGAAATCTTCTATGCGATTAAGACGAACAACTGCCTCGCGATCCGCTCCTTGTTGTCGCAGGAAGGCGTGGGTGGAGAATGTTTTGGCGATATCGAATATCGCGCAACCTGCGAAGCTGGTGTCTGCCGCGAAAACATCATTCTTAACGGCAGCGACAAGACCGAAAGCGCTCTTGCCGCAGCGGTACAAGGCAACTCGATCATCAACATCGACAGCCTGGACGAGATAGCCGTGCTGTCCCGGCTTGCGACCGCCAAACGCCCGGTAAGGGTGAACATCAGGTTACGGCTGGCTCCAAAGGAGCTTGATACTTTCGGTGCAAGCTTTTTTAAGACCGGTAGTTCGGCAAGTGAAAGCTTGCTGTCGGCCAAATGGGGATTTTCCGAGGATGCGGCAAGCGACGTCATCCTCGCTCTCCGGGATGATCCAAAGTTCGACCTCCTCGGGTATTCTGCCCATGTTGGTCGATTTACCAACGATCCTGCCGCCTTCCATGTAGTGGGGCAGGAGTTGGCGCGTTTTACGACAGCTATGAAAGCGCGTGTTGGGTTCTGGCCACGGGTGATCGACCTTGGCGGCGGATGGCCTCGCCTCAGAGAACCTGAGTCGCGCGCATCGGAGGTCAATCCGCATGACATCGAGGACTATGCCGAGGCCATGACGTCTGCGTTGCGGGCAGGGCTCCATGGGCCCTTGCCGCGACTCTTTCTCGAACCCGGCCGCTACCTGGTCGGAAATGCCGTCGTCCTTTTATCCACTGTAACCACAACCCGATCCGATGTTGGCCGGAAGTGGATCCATGTGGACGCCAGTACGAATCTTCTGATGCGGATCGAGACAAGCCGAAGCTGGTACAATTTGCTCCCGGCTTCGCGAATGACTGCACCCCCCAGGAATGTGGCGACCGTCGTCGGGCCGACCTGCATTCCCTCTGTTCTGGGGGTGGATCGGCCCATGCCCGACCTTCAACGCGGCGATATCGTAGCGATCCCGGATGCCGGAATGTATGCCGAGGTACTGGCATCGCAGTTCAACGGCATGCCCAGACCGGCTGGCATCATGATTGCCCCGGATGGCAATATCGATCTTGTCCGGCGGCGTGAAACCTACGAAGACATCTATCGTAATCACAAGATTCCCCAACGTTTCGCCGAACAGAGCGCCGTCGCACGCAAGAGCTTGCCATGAACGGCGCAGAGACGCTTGCGAGAGAGCGCATCTTCAGCGATCGCCTGACAGTTGATGCCAAGGGCATGTTATGTATTGGCGGCGCCTCTGTCGGCGACCTTCTGCAGCGCTTCGGTTCGCCGCTGGTGGTCGGTGTCGAGGAAACGCTTCTGGCAAACTTTGAGCGTATTCGTGACGCCTTTGGCACCGCTTGGCCCGGTCCGAGCGCAATACTCTACTCGACCAAGAGCAATGACACGCTCGCCTTTCGTCACCTGCTGTCCCGAGCGGGCGCGGGGGGTGACTGCTTTGGCGAGGGTGAGCTACGGTCCACGCTCGATAGCGGGGCAGATCCGTCGAGGGTCGCGCTCAACGGCAGTGACAAGACGGCGGAGCTTATTGATCTGGCGCTTGTGCATGGGGTCACAATCAACATCGATGCCGCAGATGAAGTCGATCTGATCGTCGCAGCGATTGCGCGAACGGGATCTTCCGCGCGAGTGAACATCCGCCTAAAAGTTCTCCCCGACGAACTAGGGCCCTACATGGGCGGATCGACACAAAGGCACGGCCAGGGTATTGCCTCCGTGCGGCGCGCAAAGTGGGGGCTTGGCCCAGACGCTGCGCAGCAGATAGCCGCCCGGCTACAGCAGACCCAAGGTCTGGAGCTGACTGGTTTTTCTGTTCATATCGGCCACCTTTCCAACCGACCGGAGGCATTCGCCTCGATCGCAACTGCATTCGGGGCCACGGTCCGCAAGATCTGCGAAAAACTAGACCTGCGCCCGAGTATTCTTGACCTCGGCGGAGGATGGGCAAGAGAGCGCGAGCCCGAACAGCGCGGCGTGCCCATCGAACGGGTGACGGTCGAAACGCAAGTTAAGGCAGCCTGTGATGC from the Limibacillus halophilus genome contains:
- a CDS encoding diaminopimelate decarboxylase family protein, giving the protein MIEGSLDWLKQIGGRPDGMSVDASGMLTLTGVPVDRLTSLYGSPLFVTTEQVIRENVQRLRDAFSSRWPTGAEIFYAIKTNNCLAIRSLLSQEGVGGECFGDIEYRATCEAGVCRENIILNGSDKTESALAAAVQGNSIINIDSLDEIAVLSRLATAKRPVRVNIRLRLAPKELDTFGASFFKTGSSASESLLSAKWGFSEDAASDVILALRDDPKFDLLGYSAHVGRFTNDPAAFHVVGQELARFTTAMKARVGFWPRVIDLGGGWPRLREPESRASEVNPHDIEDYAEAMTSALRAGLHGPLPRLFLEPGRYLVGNAVVLLSTVTTTRSDVGRKWIHVDASTNLLMRIETSRSWYNLLPASRMTAPPRNVATVVGPTCIPSVLGVDRPMPDLQRGDIVAIPDAGMYAEVLASQFNGMPRPAGIMIAPDGNIDLVRRRETYEDIYRNHKIPQRFAEQSAVARKSLP
- a CDS encoding diaminopimelate decarboxylase family protein is translated as MNGAETLARERIFSDRLTVDAKGMLCIGGASVGDLLQRFGSPLVVGVEETLLANFERIRDAFGTAWPGPSAILYSTKSNDTLAFRHLLSRAGAGGDCFGEGELRSTLDSGADPSRVALNGSDKTAELIDLALVHGVTINIDAADEVDLIVAAIARTGSSARVNIRLKVLPDELGPYMGGSTQRHGQGIASVRRAKWGLGPDAAQQIAARLQQTQGLELTGFSVHIGHLSNRPEAFASIATAFGATVRKICEKLDLRPSILDLGGGWAREREPEQRGVPIERVTVETQVKAACDALASALGPLADPVEGPVPELWVEPGRYICGNAQVLLATVGSVKEDCGFRWVNVDISTNNLMRIETGAFEYQTLPASRMHDLFTTAQEIVGRTCFRSVVGAGRLLPKLVRGDLVAILDAGMYAEVFATQFNSMPRPAAVLVGAKGEIELVRVRETLADVFAHHRVPGRLKWPEKE